The Candidatus Thermoplasmatota archaeon region TGTTGACGTAGAGGCCCCCGCCTTCGCTCACGATGGTGTTGGAGCGGATGGCGATCGGGATTCCTGACCCCTCGGAGCGCACATCGATGGCGTTGGCGCGGCTCCCGGCGGCATGGATCGAATTGCGCTCGACGATCGTGGCGCCAGCGGGATTGCGGATGTCGATCGCCGCGGCGACGATCGCGTCGTGCTGGATGACCGCGATCGCGTTTCCGGCGATCGTGGCCGCGGAGTCGAGGGAACGGATGGCGCTCCTCTGCGCGGCCTCGAACACGTTGTCGACCACCCTCGTGGCCCGGGCATTATCGAGAGCCACCGCGCCCCATGAGCCGCCGACCCGGACGAACCGGTTGTCGGCGACCGTGACGTTCGAAGCGTCACGCACGAAGATGGCCGGAATCGAGGACGCCCGTAATTCCACGTCGTGGGGCTGCCACGTGGGTCCGCCGGGGAACGGAACGGAGACCGTGCCGGGTTCGACGATGAAGAGATTGTCGCGCACGAGAACATGGACGTCGGTCCGGGCGAACTGAAGGGCCCCCGCGACAGGAGGGTCGCCGTGGTGCATGTTCGCCAGCGAAGGCAGCACGATCGTGAGCCCCTGGATCACGAACGGGTCGTCCTCCGTCCCCGACCCGCCGACGCCGGCCGCGCGTGCCGCGGGCGAGCGGAAGTCGGAGGGGTCGTCGAAGACGAGCGGCTCGAACGCGGCGCGCTCGTCGCGCCCGCGCCCGGGAGGAGGGCGGGCAGAAGGAAGGCGATCGTGAGGGTCGCAACCAGGGCGCGCGGGGAGGTCGCCGAGCGGCGGAGCATGCGCGATCAGACTGCGTGCCCATCTTGAGGTTTGCGACGCGAGGGAAGGCGACAGATCGCGTGACCCCCAAGACGGATGGAGGTTCGCCAGGGGCCTGAGCCAGCACCGGCCCCTCGGCGAACGTCGATGACGCCGGGATCATGCCTGATGACAGGAACGGACCCCCCTCCGGACCCGCAACGCCGGCGGCGCGGGCCGCGGGTGTGCGATGGCCCGGGACGTCGTCGAAGATGAGCGGCTCGAATTGGCTTTTTCGAGCGCGCGTGACGGAGCGCAGGGCGGAGGACGCGCAGGCAACCATCGACGCGACGGCGGGGAGGCCGCCGGGCGGTCGAGCATCCGCGACCCCGGCGCGCGAAGTTCCTATCATGGAGCGGAGTCGCTCGAGCCCCGCATCGGGCCTTTTCGGACGATTTTCGAGGCCTCAGCGGCGGCGTCGAAGGGGCCACGCTCGATCGCTCGTTGCCTTGACACCCCGGATGCGCGAGCCTGTCGAGCGGCCGCAAGCTTCAGGCACCTCGGACCCCGGAGGGTCGAGGGTGACGTCGCCCCGGCTCGTCGATGGCGTCCTCGTGATGGACGGGCGGCCTCGCCCATTTCTCGCGACGGACTACCCCTATTTCCGCGACGACGTGCGCCACTGGCGCGATCGCCTGCGCGCCCAGAAGGCTGCGGGACTCGACATCGTTTCGGTGTACGTGCCGTGGCGGCACCACGCGCCCCGGGAGGCCTTCCGCGGCGGGGGAGCCTACGACTTCACGGGCAGGACGCAGCCGAACCGTGACGTGGTGGGGCTTCTCGACATCGCGCGCGAGGAGGGCCTCTTCGTGGTCCTCAAGCCGGGGCCGTTCGTGCACGCCGAGCTGCCTTACGGCGGCCTGCCCGACGACGTGTGCCCCGAATGCCATCCGGAAAACGCGATCGAGCCCGAGCTCGACGCGGACGGGGTCCCCATCCGATGGATCCTGGCCCGGATGGAGCCGCGATCCCAGCACATCCTCCCGGCGCCGTTCGGGGAAGCCTACCTCGCCTACGTGCGCGATTGGCTCGAGGCCGTCGCCCGCGAGGTCGCGGCGCCCGCCTTCCACCCCCAAGGCCCCGTGATCGGCGTGCAGCTCATGAACGAGGGCATCTACAGCGACTCCGCCAAGGCCGAGCCGCACCAGCTCGGCTACGCCTCGTCGTCGCGCCATCTCTTCCACGATTTTCTCGCTTCCCGATACCGGGACCTCGACGCGTACAACCGGATCCACGGCACGCGCCACCGGGACTGGCACGCGGTCGTTCCGCCCCGTCGGGCCCGGCTCCTTGCGTCGGCGCGCGCGCTCCTCCCGTACCTCGACTGGAGCGCGTTCCAGGCCGAGATCTACGCCCTCGCGGCGGAGGCGTACCGCGGCTTCCTCGTCTCGGGAGGGCTCCCGCGGGACGCGTTCGTCCTCTTCAACTTCAACCCCAACGGCACCACCTACCGCGAAAGGCCCGCCTCGAACGACGGGTGGTACACGCGCGTGAACGTCGCCGACGTCGAGGGGCTCACCTTCGGGTCCACGAACTGGCTCGGCGTCGTCGCGGGGGACCCCGTCGCGTTTCGCCAATATGCGATGGCGACGACGGCCTTCCGCGGCCCCGCGATGGAGCAGAACTGGGGCTTCGCAAGCCAATACTTCGCGCCCTACGAGTATGTGACCCCGAGCCATTTCGAATCAATGCTCGCCGTCGCCTGCGGCGCGACGGGCATCACCGCGTACACCTTCGCGGGCGCGCGGGCGTGGCGCGACGACCCCAACCTCGCCGCGGAATGGATCCCCGAGCGGACGAACGATCGGCGCGACGCGACGAGCGGCGACTATCCCGGCGACAGCGCCGTCCTGTCCGACGGCACGCGGACGCCGAAGCTTGCGACGCTCCACCAGATCGCGCACGTGCTCGCCGCGATCCCCGCCGAGCCCCTCGTCGCGGGACCGCGGGCGGCCGTCGCGTGGGCCATGTACCCGCCGTACGCGTGGGCGGGGCAGTGGCTTCCGCGCGGGGATCCCGACGATCTCCTCTGGCGCCCGCCGCTCAAGGCGGTTCCGCGCGGCGCCTATCACGGGCTCGACGCCTTCGTGGAGATGATGATGGACCGCGGCCTCGGCTTCCGACAGCTCGACATCTCGCGCGAGGACGTTCCGCTCGAACGGGTGGACGCCATCGCGCTCAGCGCGCACGAATACATGGACGCCGCGACCCAGCTCAGGCTCGCGCGGTTCGTCGAGGACGGAGGCGCGCTCATGCTCACGGGCCTCGTGCCGGACCGCGACCTCACCCTCAAGGAGGCCCGAGGCGCCCTCTCCGGCCTCTTTCCCCACCGCGTTCGCCGCGTGGGCGACGTCGCGCACACGCGTCGCGCGACCTACGAAGGCCGCCACGAAGGGCTCGCGCTCGACTTCTTCGTGGAGGTCGAGCCGCCGGGCGACGCGGACGCCTTCGTGCGCCTCGGCGAAGACGTGGTGGGTTACCGGAGGAGCCACGGCGCCGGCCGCGTCTTCTATCTTGGCATCGGACCCTGGCGCGCTCGCCACTCGGGGGACGATCCCCGCGTCGCCCGCGAGAATCAACGCTTCGCGTGGCGGATCCTCGAAGGGCTCGGCGCGGACGACTGCGTCCCCGCGCGCCCCCTCGACGACGAGCATCAGGTCATGGTCTGGCAGCACGGCGCCCGCAGCGGCGGCCCGCAGGCGCTCTACATCGTCGTGCGCGACGCCCACGGCACGCTCCGCGTCCGGTACACCGAGCCGGGCGGACGCGCCGCCGTCGCCACGATCGCGTCGCCGAGCGAGGCCGTCCACGTCGCCGCCTTCGACGCGGCGGGGCGCCTGGTCGCGGCCCACCTCAAGGGCGTGAACGACGTGCGGGGCGAAGCCGTCGCGCCGTCGCTTGCGTGGCCCGGCGGGCGCCTTGCGGCCGCGACGCCCTGCGACGTCGCCTTCGTGCGGAGCGCGCGCGAAGCCGTCCTGACCGTCGCGCACGTGGCGGGGAGCACGACGCGCGTCGTGATCCCGCTCGCTCCGCACGAGATCGCGGGCGTCGCCCGCGCCGACGGGGGCGCGCCGCGGGTCTATCCCCTCGATGGAGCGACCGCGGTCGAGATCGAGGACCTTGCGCGCGGTGGCTTCGTTCGTTTCGCGCTCGCGCCGCGGGCGACCCCGAAGGCCTGACCGGGACGCCGGGTTGTCTGGGGTGGGAACGTCATGGCGGCGAGATCCGCCAGGGTTTGAACAGGACGTTCCCGATCGCGCGCGATCCCTGGCCCCCGGGGTTGTTGTCATGGTAAGGTCCCGAGGCGTGGCCCCACCAGTTGTAGCGCGCATCGACGACGGTCTCGTCTATGGCCAACAAAAAGCCCAGGATCGACGTGTTCCGGACCACGGTGTTCGAGCATTCCAGCAGGGCGCTGGCGCCTGCGGTGCTCGAGCTGTTCGTCACCGTCACCTGGCTGCAGCCGTCGCCGCCCAAGATGAGGCCACTGATGCCGCCCGTGAATGTGGATCCGGTCACGGTCGCGGTGCCGCCCGACCTTGAAGCCCACGAGAGGGCTGTGGGGGTTCCGTAGGCCGCCACGTCTTCGACCTCGAGGATGCGCGAGACGATGCGAAGTCCGCCAAACCCCATGCTATGCTCGCCACGCAGGACCGCGTTCGAGATCCGCACCGTGTCGGCCTTGATGTTCAGGCCCTTGACGATCCGCATCGTGACGTTGTCGACGAGAACCTGGTCGGCGCCTTCGATGGTGGCTTCCGCGATTTTGACCTCGTTGTGGATGTTTCGGAGGGTGACGTGACGAACGTTGATGATCCTGAGCCAGCCGATCCCTTCGTTCTCGATAAGGGCCGTCGGGGCATCCCTCACCGAGAGCATCCTGAAGCCGTTGACCGTGTTGTTCGCGGCGATGTCCGCGACATTCGCCTCGAGACCATAGCTGCATCCCACGAACGCGTTCGCTTCGAGGCGCGCGCGGCCGTCGATCATCGCGCAGTGGGAGGCTTCGACCGTGTTGTTGCGGATGAGCGCGGGGGGCCTTGAATCGCTGCCGACCACCCTCAATCCCAGGAATATGTTCCCGAGCAGGTTGTCGCGGATCACGATCGCGTCGCTCGCATCGAAGACGACGATACCCACGTTCTCGAATGCGCCCGCCGACGTCATGCGATTCCCCGCGATGCGGCTGCCCGGCAACGGTTTATGGAACATGATGCCCGTTCCCGAGCCCATGGGGATCATCCTGAACGCGTTGTCCTCCACGGTCGCCGAGCTGGAGTCGAGAGCGACGGAGAGGCGGAATGCGTCCTCGAAGGTGTTGCGGAGGACCTGGATGTCCTCCGAGTTCAGGACGGCGACGGCGCCATAGGTCCCTCCGATGCCCCGGAACGTATTGTTCTCGACGACCACATGGCTTGAAGCCACGAGCAGCACGGCGGGCGGACTCATCTTCATGGGAGTGCCCGGTTCGATGGAAACCCCGTAGAACTCGTTGTCGACGATGCGGACGTGCGCCGCGCTGTGTCGGATGGTGATGACGCCGGCGGAGCCGAGGTTCGGGACCCAGGAGGGTGCGACGGGGACCGGGATGGAAAGCCCCGAGATGACGAACGGGTCCGAGGCGGTACCGCTCCCCGTGACGCCGAGGGCCCGCCCGACGGGTCCGCGGAACGCCTCCTCGCCGTCGAAAAGGATCGGACCTGCGTCAAACGGCGTCCCCGCGGCGGTCGGGACGCTTCCGCTCATGAGGCCGGCGAGGAGGATCACGACGAGGATCGTGCGCAGACGTTGCATGGATCTCTATCGACGAGCGCTCCTTGAAGAAGACCGCGAGCCGAGATTTCAATTTCAAGGACACGCGCGGCGACCGGACCGCGCGCGACGGCCGCTTGGCACGGCGCGCCGCGATCGTCTCGCGGCTCGGCCCGTTCGGCCGCAACGCGGAAGCCGGCGCGCGCGGGCGCCTTGGCCAGCCATCGGGCGGCATCGCGGCGCGGGCGGCGACGACGGCCGCGCCGCGCAACCGGGTCGACCGGCAACCTTTTTAGCGGGTCGCGGGGTATCCCGAACGCTCCCCTGCCCAGGTGGCATAGCTCGGTAGCGCGCGGCCCTGGAAAGGCCGTGGTCATTCGACCTCGTGAGTTCAAATCTCACCCTGGGCGCTTCATCCTGAGGTTCCGATGGCGTCGACCCTGCTCGTGCGGTATGGCGAGATCGGCATCAAGGGTCCCGCCGTCCGCGCGCGCTTCGAACGGCGCCTCGTCGAGAACATGGAATCCATGTTCGCCGCGCGCGGCCTCGAGTGCGCCACCGAGCGCGAATGGGGCCGCGTGTTCGTGCACACCGCGAAGCCCGCCGAGGCCCTCGACGCCCTCGCCCACACGTTCGGCGTCGTGAGCGCCTCGGAAGCGCTCGAATGCGAAGGGACGGTCGAGGCCGTCGCCGCGTTCGCGTCCGAGCGCACGACCGTGCCCGCAGGCGCCACGTTCGCGGTGCGGGCGCGACGCGCCGGCACGCACGGCTTCAGCTCCGTGGACGTCGCGCGTGCGACGGGCGCGGCGATCGTTGCGCGGAATCCGGGCGCGAGGGTCGATCTCGAGAACCCCGACGTCGAGGTGTTCGTCGAGGTCCGCGGCCGACGCGCGTACGTGTACCGCGACGCGGTGGCGGGCCCCGGGGGCCTCCCGCTCGGCACGCAGGGCCGCGTCGCGATCCTCCTCGACGAGCCGCGCGACGTCCTCGCCGCGTGGCTTCTGATGAAGCGCGGCGTGAGCCCGCAGATTCTCGCCGCTTCGCCCGTCGAAGGCGCGCTCCGCCCCGCGCTCGAGGCCCTCGCCGCGTGGACGCCCGCCCTCGACCTCGGCGTCCTCGCGGTCCCGGAAGCCTGGTCCGCGGACCCTGCGCGCCGGCGCGCCTTCCTCGTCGAGGCGCTCGCGCGCCACGCGTCGCATCGCCGCGCGACCGCCGTCGTCCTCGGCGACGGCCTCGCGGAGGCCGCGGCCTTCGCGCCGCTCGACGCGCGCGTGGGTCGGCCCGTCTTCCGGCCGCTCGTCGGCTACCCGGGCGAACGCCTCGCCGCGCTCGCGCGCGTCGCGCGCCTCGAGCCCGCGCTCGGCCCCGCGGCGCGAGGCGCGCCGGCCGCGCCCGTCGCCGACGTCCCCGCCCCGTCTGAGGACGAGGTGAAACAGGCGCTCATGGCCGTGCGCCGCGCCACGATCACCCGCCCGCCGCGCCTGGGGGCGCCCGCGTGAGGGTCGTCATCCTCGGCGCGGGCGCGATGGGATCCTTCTTCGGCGCGCTCCTCGCGCGCGACCACGACGTGACGCTCGTGGCCCGCCCCGATCACGCGCGCGCCGTGCGCGAGGGCGGGCTGACGGTTTCGGGCCGCACGACGTTCGCCGCCCGGCCGAAGGCGGTCGAAGCGGTCGCGGACGTCGAGGGACACGCGGACCTCGTGCTCGTCGCGGTGAAGGCGTACGACACGCGCGCGGCCGCGGACGTGCTGAAGCCGATCGTCGGCCGCGACACGCTCATCGCGACGCTCCAGAATGGTCTCGGCAATGTCGAAACCCTCCTCGACCGCTTCGCGGCGAAACGCGTCGTCGCGGGCGCGACGAGCCACGGCGTCACCTTCGTCGAGCCGGGCCACGTGCGCCATGCGGGCCTGGGCTACACCGTCGTCGGATCGCCCGTCGGCGAGACGGCCGCCGCGAAAACGGTCGCGGACCTCCTCGGGGCCGCGGGCCACGAGACCGCCTTGAGCGAGCGGATCCTCGGCGAGGTGTGGGCGAAAGTCGTGGTGAACGCGGCCATCAATCCCGTGACGGCGATCACGGGCCTCCCGAATGGCGCGCTTCTCGAGCAGCCGCATCTCAAGGAGATCATGACGCTCGCCGCCGAGGAGGCCGTCGAGGTCGCGAAGGCCGAGCGCGCGCCTCTTCCGGACGACGACCTCGTGATCCGCGCGCGCGTCGTCGCGGAGCGGACGGCGGAGAACAAGAGCAGCATGCTTCAGGACGTGGAGCGCGGCCGCCGCACCGAAATCGACGCGATCTCGGGCGAGATCGCGGCGCGCGGCCGGAGGCTCGGGGTCGACACGCCCGTCACGCGCACGCTCGTCGCCCTCGTCAAGGGCATCGAATCGACGACGCGCCGCTGATCACGGCTTCGCGATCGTGGGCGTCGGCCGGCCGAACGGATCGATCGTCGTCGAAGGGTGGCGCGCGAGCTCCCAGCGGAAGAGCGGGATCGCGAGGATCGGAAGGATCGCCGCGACGAGCATCGTCGTGTGGATGCCCCACACGGCCGCGATGGCGCCGCCGAGGAGCGGGCCCGCGACGGAGCTGAGCTGGATGCTCGACTGGAGGAGCCCCGTCGCCGTCGCGCGCTCGTGGTTGCGCTCCATCACGAACTTGAGCGCGCCCATGTAGAGCGCGGCCCAGCTTGCGGCAAGGATCGGCTGCGCGGCGAGGACGCCGAGCGGGGTCGTCGCTTCGTGGAGCACGACGAAGGTCAGAGCGGAGAGGAGGAGACCCGCGGTGACGAGCCGAGTCGAGCGGATTCCGTCGAGGCGCGGCATGATGAGGAACTGGAAGAGCGCATTGACGCCGCTCGCCGCGCCCACCCACACGAGGTCGGCGCCGAGCGCGACCATGTGGAGCGGGAGGAGCACCCACACGGCGGTCGCGCCGATGTGGCGCACGACCACGGCCGCGTAGGCCGGAAGGTTGCGCTCGATGACCTCGCGCGGGAACATGGGCACCGCGACGCGCGGCTCGGTCGAGGTGGGAAGGCGCAGGCTCACCGCGAAGGCCGTGGCGAGCAGGATCGAGGAGAACGTGAACACGCCCTCGGCGCCGCCGATGACGCCGCCCGCGAGCGCGCCGAGGCCGAAGCCGAGCGATCCCCACGCGGCGAAGCGGCCGAGCTTGCGGTTCTGGTCGTAGGCGAGGCTCAGGAGCGCCGCGGGGATGAGGCCCGCGGCGACGCCCAGGACGACGCGCGCGAGACCGAGCTCGAGCGGCGTCCGGGCGAACGTGTGGAACAGGGCCGCGACGGCGCTCGTCGCGAGGCCGATCTGCAGGATCCGGCGCCGACCGTGCACGTCGGCCGCGCGCCCGCCGACGAAGCTCGACACGAGCTGCGCGAGCCCGAACGCGGCGGCGATGAGGCCCACCTCGAAGAGGCTCGCGCCGAGCGCGACCGCGAACACCGGGAGGAGCACGCTCGCGGCGCTGAGGGCGGCCTGTGAGACGACCTGGATGAGGCTCGCGCGGTGCATCCCGGACGGCCGCGACCACGAAGCGTCTATTTGAGCGTGCGCAAAGCGACCGCGCCCTTCACGCCGTCAACGTCGCGGGCTCCGCACCCGCCGCGGCGGCCTCGCGGCCGCCGGCCGCGAGGGTGAGCGCGTGGCTCTTGCCGATGCGCTCGACCGAGAGCACGTTCGCGGCCGTGAGGCGCTTGACGTGCCACGAGGCGAGGGCGGCGCTCATGCCGAGGGCGCGCGCGACGTCCTTCTGGGTCGCCCCAGGGTGGTCGCGCACGTATTGCGCGATCCCGCGCGCGCGGTCGTTCTTCACCGCGACCGTCGCGGCCTGCGCCTCGGGCGCGACCGCGCCCGCCGCGAAGTAGCAGCGCTGGTTGCCGGCGCGGCGGGCCTTCACGAGCTTGCGCGACTCGAGGAGGTTCAGGTGGTAGACCGCGGTGCCCCAACCGAGACCGAGCGCGTCCGCGATCTGGGTGGTGTGCGCGCCCGGGTGGGCGCCGACGTAGCGGTGGATGGCGGCGCGGCCCTCGTGCCGGAGGATGTCGCGGTCCATGAGGCGCGAATAGAGGGGAAGGGCGGAGAGCCAGCCGACCTTGCGAAGGGCGTTCAACGCGGCGGCGAGCGAGAGGCCCGCGCCCGCGCCGCCCGCGACGAGCGCGGCGTCGCGCGGGGGAACGCGCGCCGCGGCGCGGGCCGCGTCGCCCGCGAGGGCGGCAAGCGCGCCTGCGACCGCCGCGGCCGTGGAGGCGGCGGCCGCGGCGGCGGAGGCGACGAGGGACCCGATGAACTGCACCGCGCCCGCGAGGGCGCGCGCGAGGAGGTCGACGGCGTGGGCGGCGAGGCGCGCCGCGGCGTCGACGGCGCCCGCGAGGGCGCCGAGGGCGCCGTCCACGGCGCCGGCGAGAGGGAGCGCGGCGGCTTCCGCCGCCGCGAGGGTGGAAGCGGCGCTCGCGGCCAGGTCGAGGGAGGGGAGGCTGAGGCGGGCCGCGGTCGCTTCGCCCTCGCTCTGGACGGATCCGGGCGCGGCGGCCGAAACCGGCACCGCGACGACCGCAACCAGGGCAAGGACGATCCCGAGACGGAATGAGTCTCGCAAACGCTTCACAATGACGAAGTCCGTCCGGAGCTACTTAAGCGTTCTAGATGCGGCCTTTGATCGACCGCCCGCTGCGCCGTCACCGTGACGGCGCGCTGTCTCGATGCGCGAACCATTCCGGCACCTTGAAAGCGGGCGAGCCCCTCGCTTCCCCCCGGGGATGCACGTGCGACCACGCTCCGCCTTCCGACCTCTCCTCCTCGCCCTCCTCGTCGTCCTCGCCGCCTCGAGCGCCGGCTGCGTCGCCAACATGGCCGAGTTCAAGGACCTCGTCGGCCAGGGGAGGAAGGCCGTCGACCCCGTCGCGCGCGCGTCGTCGAACCGCACCGACGTCCTCGTCGGCGAGCCGGTCCGGTTCGCCGCCACGGGGTCGGCCGATCCCCTCGGACGCCCGCTCGCCCTCGCGTGGTCGTTCGGCGACGGCGCAACCGGCGTCGGCGACGCGGTCACGCACCGCTACCTCCGCGCCGGCACCTTCGTCGCGACGCTCGAGGCCACCAATCCCGACGGACGCATCGCGCGCGACGCCGTCGAGGTGCGCGTCGCGCCCGGCAACCGCGCGCCCGTCGCGGGAACCCTCCTCGCGCCCGACCGCGTGGTCGCGGGCGAGCCCGCCACGTTCGAAGCCGTCGGGTTCACGGATCCCGACCGCGACGCGCTGTCGTACCGCTGGAGCTTCGGCGCGGGCGACCGCACGGCGCTCCTCGTCGACGCGACGGTGACGCACACGTTCGCGAAGCCCGGCCTGCACCTTGTCGAGGTCGCCGCCTTCGACCCGGCGCTCCGCAACGCGACGGCGCAGCGCGTCGTGCCGGTCGACCTCGTCGCGACCTTCCCGGGCGAAGCCCGTCTCGCCGAAGCCGCTCCGACGCACGCCGCGCCCTTTGCGCCCGGCGCGACCGCGCTCGTCGCGCGCCTCGCGTTCGACGCGAACCTCGGTCTCCACAACCTCTCGCTCTCGGTGAAGGACGGCACGGGCGCCCCCGTCGCCGTCGCGCGCGCGGCCGTCGCGCCCGGCGACCAGGGTCCCGTCGAGGTCACGCTCGCGCTCGAGGCCGCCGCGCTCGCGTCGGCCGCGCCCGGCGAATGGACGTTCACGGTCGACCGCGCCTCGGGCCTCGCCGTGCCGTACACGCTCCGTCTCGAAGCGCGCTACGGCGTCCTCCCCGCGGGCCTTATGTAGGGCGCTTTCCATCGCCCTCGCATGGCGAAGCGGGACAAGTCCATCGAGGAGCTCGACCGGGAGCTCGCCGCGCTCGAAGAGGAGCTGAAGGCCCTCCAGGGCGGGTCCAGGGCCACGAAGGCCGCGGCTCCGGAAGCGCCCCGCGAGAATCCCGCCGACGCGCCGAAGAAAAGTCTCCTCGGCCGCTTCCGCAAGGACGAGGCGCCATCGCTTGCGCCCGTCGCGAGCGCCGCGGACGCGCCGGCCCCCGCGCCGGCGCCTGCGCCCGCCGCCGGCGCCTGGCGATGGGCGCGGGAGGGTCGCGTGTCGCGCCGGATCGCGAAGGGCGAGATCGAGCCCGTCCGCGTCCTGCGCGTGCTCGACCGCGACGGCCGCGTCGTGAGCGAAGCCGCCGCGCCCGACGAACCCGCGCGCAGCCCGCGCGTCGCCGCGCTCGCCTCGCGCGTCCCTTCCTTCCTGAAAAGGAAGCGGAGCGGAGGCGGGGACGGTTGACGGACCGCCCGCGCGGCACGCGCGACTTCCCGCCCGAGGAGATGGAGAAGCGCCGCGCGCTCGAGTCGCGCCTGCGCGAGACGCTCCAGTCGTTCGGCTACCGCGAGGTGCAGACGCCCACGTTCGAGCACGTGGAGCTCTTCACGCGCAAGTCCGGCGAGGGCGTCCTGAAGCAGATCTACAACTTCACCGACAAGGGCGGCCGCGAGCTGACGCTCCGGCCGGAGCTCACCGCGCCGGTCCTGCGCTACTACGTCTCCGACCTCTCGAAGCGGCCGAAGCCGCTCAAGCTCTTCTATTACGGCCCGTGCTTCCGCTACGAGGAGCCGCAGAAGGGTCGCTACCGCGAATTCTGGCAGTTCGGCGTCGAGCTCATCGGACCCACGGGTCCCGCGGCCGACGCCGAGGTGATCGGCGTCGCGAACGCCGCGTTCGAGGCCGCGGGCCTCGCGCGCTTCAACCTCCACGTCGGCCACGTCGGCATCCTCCGCGCGCTCGTCTCGCGCCTGCCCGTCGACGACCTCGCGAAGGGGAAGGTCTGGCGCGCGATCGACAAGGACGAGCCCGTCGGGGACATGCTCGACGCGGAAGGCGTCCCGGCCGCCCTCGCGTCGGCCGTCGCGAACCTCGCGTCGCTCGAGCGCCGCCTCGTCCTCGGCGACGAGGAGGGCGCGCCGCGCGCGGTCGAGGAGTTCTTCGACGAGGCGCGTCAGGCGCTCGCGGGCCTCGACGCCGACGTCGCGAAGGAGGTCGAGGGACACCTCGCGTCGCTCCAGGAGACGACGCGGCTCCTCGAGCACTACGGCGTCCGCACCGTCGTGCTCGACCTCGGCGTCGTGCGCGGCCTCGACTACTACACGGGCGTCGTCTTCGAGCTCGAGCTGCCCGACCTCGGCGCCGAGAAGCAGGCGGGCGGCGGCGGAGCCTACGCGCTCTCGGAGCTCTTCGGCGGCGAAGCCGTCGGCAGCGCGGGCTTCGGCCTGGGTTTCGACCGCATGCTCATCGGCCTCGAGCGCGAGGGCAACCTCCCGCCCTCGTCGGTCGCCCTCGACGCGTACATCGCGCCCATCGGCGACGCCGCGCGCGTGGCCGCGCTCGACCTTGCGCGCGAGCTGCGCGCCGCGGGCCTGCGCGTGGACGTCGACCTCATGGGCCGCAAGCCCACGAAGAACTTCGACTACGCGAACGCGATCGGCGCGCGCCGCGTCGTCGTGCTCGGCGAGAAGGAGCTCGCGGCAAGGGCCGCGGCCGTGAAGGACATGGCGACCGGCGAGCAGCGGACGGTCCCGCGCGCGGACCTCGTCGCGGCCCTCCGGTAGGGAGGAAGCGGGGGCGGCCTCGCGACCGCCCCGCTTCGATCATCCTAAGGCGCAAGCGCCGAAAGCAGCGACGCGCGCACGCTCGTCGTCCCGTAGGGCTCGATCGCGTCGAGGACGTCCGGCACGATGAAATTGAACCGCCGCCCGTCCACGTCGCGCACCGGCGTGAGCGGCACGCTCCACGCGGGGAGGACCTCCGTCGCCGTCCGGCCGTCCGGAAGCGCGTACGTCGTCTCGTACGCGAGCGGCTGCACCGCGTACGTGCGGCCGTCGGGCCCCGCGACAAGGTCCGGCGGACCCGCCGGAAACAGGCTCGACTGCGACGGCTGGGCCGCGCTCGACGGATACACCACCACGGTGTCGCCCGCGCGGCAGCGCGCGCTGAACGAGGCGTAGATGCCCCGGATCATGGCGATCGGGTTCGACACATCGGT contains the following coding sequences:
- a CDS encoding beta-galactosidase, coding for MTSPRLVDGVLVMDGRPRPFLATDYPYFRDDVRHWRDRLRAQKAAGLDIVSVYVPWRHHAPREAFRGGGAYDFTGRTQPNRDVVGLLDIAREEGLFVVLKPGPFVHAELPYGGLPDDVCPECHPENAIEPELDADGVPIRWILARMEPRSQHILPAPFGEAYLAYVRDWLEAVAREVAAPAFHPQGPVIGVQLMNEGIYSDSAKAEPHQLGYASSSRHLFHDFLASRYRDLDAYNRIHGTRHRDWHAVVPPRRARLLASARALLPYLDWSAFQAEIYALAAEAYRGFLVSGGLPRDAFVLFNFNPNGTTYRERPASNDGWYTRVNVADVEGLTFGSTNWLGVVAGDPVAFRQYAMATTAFRGPAMEQNWGFASQYFAPYEYVTPSHFESMLAVACGATGITAYTFAGARAWRDDPNLAAEWIPERTNDRRDATSGDYPGDSAVLSDGTRTPKLATLHQIAHVLAAIPAEPLVAGPRAAVAWAMYPPYAWAGQWLPRGDPDDLLWRPPLKAVPRGAYHGLDAFVEMMMDRGLGFRQLDISREDVPLERVDAIALSAHEYMDAATQLRLARFVEDGGALMLTGLVPDRDLTLKEARGALSGLFPHRVRRVGDVAHTRRATYEGRHEGLALDFFVEVEPPGDADAFVRLGEDVVGYRRSHGAGRVFYLGIGPWRARHSGDDPRVARENQRFAWRILEGLGADDCVPARPLDDEHQVMVWQHGARSGGPQALYIVVRDAHGTLRVRYTEPGGRAAVATIASPSEAVHVAAFDAAGRLVAAHLKGVNDVRGEAVAPSLAWPGGRLAAATPCDVAFVRSAREAVLTVAHVAGSTTRVVIPLAPHEIAGVARADGGAPRVYPLDGATAVEIEDLARGGFVRFALAPRATPKA
- a CDS encoding right-handed parallel beta-helix repeat-containing protein; translation: MQRLRTILVVILLAGLMSGSVPTAAGTPFDAGPILFDGEEAFRGPVGRALGVTGSGTASDPFVISGLSIPVPVAPSWVPNLGSAGVITIRHSAAHVRIVDNEFYGVSIEPGTPMKMSPPAVLLVASSHVVVENNTFRGIGGTYGAVAVLNSEDIQVLRNTFEDAFRLSVALDSSSATVEDNAFRMIPMGSGTGIMFHKPLPGSRIAGNRMTSAGAFENVGIVVFDASDAIVIRDNLLGNIFLGLRVVGSDSRPPALIRNNTVEASHCAMIDGRARLEANAFVGCSYGLEANVADIAANNTVNGFRMLSVRDAPTALIENEGIGWLRIINVRHVTLRNIHNEVKIAEATIEGADQVLVDNVTMRIVKGLNIKADTVRISNAVLRGEHSMGFGGLRIVSRILEVEDVAAYGTPTALSWASRSGGTATVTGSTFTGGISGLILGGDGCSQVTVTNSSSTAGASALLECSNTVVRNTSILGFLLAIDETVVDARYNWWGHASGPYHDNNPGGQGSRAIGNVLFKPWRISPP
- a CDS encoding THUMP domain-containing protein yields the protein MASTLLVRYGEIGIKGPAVRARFERRLVENMESMFAARGLECATEREWGRVFVHTAKPAEALDALAHTFGVVSASEALECEGTVEAVAAFASERTTVPAGATFAVRARRAGTHGFSSVDVARATGAAIVARNPGARVDLENPDVEVFVEVRGRRAYVYRDAVAGPGGLPLGTQGRVAILLDEPRDVLAAWLLMKRGVSPQILAASPVEGALRPALEALAAWTPALDLGVLAVPEAWSADPARRRAFLVEALARHASHRRATAVVLGDGLAEAAAFAPLDARVGRPVFRPLVGYPGERLAALARVARLEPALGPAARGAPAAPVADVPAPSEDEVKQALMAVRRATITRPPRLGAPA
- a CDS encoding 2-dehydropantoate 2-reductase, which codes for MRVVILGAGAMGSFFGALLARDHDVTLVARPDHARAVREGGLTVSGRTTFAARPKAVEAVADVEGHADLVLVAVKAYDTRAAADVLKPIVGRDTLIATLQNGLGNVETLLDRFAAKRVVAGATSHGVTFVEPGHVRHAGLGYTVVGSPVGETAAAKTVADLLGAAGHETALSERILGEVWAKVVVNAAINPVTAITGLPNGALLEQPHLKEIMTLAAEEAVEVAKAERAPLPDDDLVIRARVVAERTAENKSSMLQDVERGRRTEIDAISGEIAARGRRLGVDTPVTRTLVALVKGIESTTRR